A genomic stretch from Solanum stenotomum isolate F172 chromosome 8, ASM1918654v1, whole genome shotgun sequence includes:
- the LOC125874926 gene encoding F-box/kelch-repeat protein At1g51550, with translation MLKTKGRAKTEMYPTPNKVKTRAKAKAKAKIPNNQQQQRVLSTLNSQLSILNSQFSTPMATSSSCSSPYTNGSSPITTIAQDHLFSILLLLPLDSIFCFALTCKKFRSLTYSDSLWESLCRRDWGNSTIDALRSFDVDGKQQQFPWKKLYQQIYQLDSVYCRRLLTHPQGGEELLLPRPRASHSLNFVSGCLVLFGGGCEGGRHLDDTWVAYAGNNFKRILEWNKIESGVPSGRFGHSCVVIGDCLVLFGGINDHGARQNDTWIGQVAVHDAFGITLSWRLLDVGSIVPPPRGAHAACSMDKRRMLIHGGIGLSGLRLGDTWVLELSENLHLGVWQETVTHPSPPSRSGHTLTPVGGNQTILFGGRGLGYEVLNDVWLFDTSDGHWRWVQLLFDLQNIPQGLTLPRVGHSANLIIGGRLLIYGGEDSYRHRKNDFWVLDISSVTSIMQSGSPPSPDRSMTKLWRRLKSKGDNPCGRSFHRACVDPSGRNLYIFGGMVDGLLNPAESSVLRFDGELFLVELLLQC, from the exons ATGTTAAAAACCAAAGGCAGGGCTAAAACAGAAATGTACCCAACACCCAACAAGGTAAAAACCAGagccaaagccaaagccaaagccaaaATCCCCAACAATCAGCAGCAGCAGCGTGTGCTCTCCACTCTCAACTCTCAACTCTCAATTCTCAATTCTCAATTCTCAACTCCCATGGCTACAAGCAGCAGCTGCAGTTCCCCTTATACCAACGGATCATCTCCAATAACGACAATAGCTCAAGACCATCTCTTCTCCATCTTACTCCTCTTACCTTTGGACTCCATTTTTTGCTTTGCTCTAACTTGTAAGAAGTTCAGGTCCCTCACTTACTCAGACTCTTTATGGGAATCACTCTGCCGAAGAGATTGGGGAAACTCCACCATTGATGCACTCAGATCCTTTGATGTTGACGGTAAACAACAACAATTTCCTTGGAAGAAGCTCTACCAGCAAATCTACCAATTGGACTCTGTTTACTGTCGCAGACTGTTGACGCATCCACAAGGAGGAGAAGAGCTGCTTCTTCCTCGACCTAGAGCTTCTCATTCTCTCAATTTTGTTTCTGGTTGTCTTGTTCTCTTCGGCGGCGGCTGCGAGGGAG GAAGGCATCTGGACGATACATGGGTAGCATACGCTGGCAATAACTTCAAGAGAATATTGGAATGGAATAAGATTGAATCAGGGGTACCAAGTGGCCGCTTTGGGCATTCATGTGTCGTGATTGGCGATTGTCTAGTGCTTTTTGGAGGAATAAATGATCATGGGGCCCGCCAAAATGATACATGGATTGGCCAAGTAGCGGTACACGATGCATTTGGTATCACATTATCCTGGAGACTACTTGATGTCGGTTCCATTGTGCCTCCACCAAGAGGCGCTCATGCTGCATGTAGCATGGATAAAAGGAGGATGCTGATTCATGGAGGGATTGGTTTGTCTGGCTTGCGATTGGGAGATACATGGGTATTGGAACTGTCCGAGAATCTTCATCTTGGAGTTTGGCAAGAAACTGTGACTCATCCATCTCCTCCATCTCGCTCTGGACATACATTGACTCCTGTTGGAGGAAACCAAACAATTTTGTTTGGTGGGAGAGGTTTAGGCTATGAGGTGCTTAATGATGTATGGCTGTTTGATACATCTGATGGTCACTGGAGATGGGTACAGTTACTATTTGACTTGCAAAATATACCCCAAGGATTGACCCTGCCAAGAGTTGGTCACTCGGCTAATCTCATCATAGGTGGACGATTGCTAATTTATGGAGGAGAAGATTCCTACAGACACAGGAAAAATGACTTCTGGGTGTTGGATATCAGCTCAGTGACGTCCATTATGCAGTCTGGGTCTCCTCCAAGCCCAGATAGATCAATGACCAAGTTGTGGAGACGGCTCAAGTCCAAAGGTGACAACCCTTGCGGCAGATCATTTCACCGAGCTTGTGTGGATCCTTCAGGTCGTAATCTATACATCTTTGGTGGCATGGTAGATGGTTTACTTAATCCTGCTGAATCCTCTGTGTTGAGGTTTGACGGGGAGTTATTTCTTGTGGAGCTTTTGCTTCAGTGCTAG
- the LOC125874949 gene encoding uncharacterized protein LOC125874949 translates to MKNYLQLGSYFYLFLLLLLFTISFHYTIGSAGDGQEEEQQIQEQLHVKSKTPIIETVKKMFSFPTSFPQTSANYWSRFESLIKQGKAYFSPPTLDFRDSQEAQARAEGGAAPGEKVKDAVLKSLDKSKAALEESAKSAAKLAGEAVQKTAKKMKRTFSFEDRDPGHEADEL, encoded by the exons ATGAAGAATTATCTTCAACTTGGGAGCTACTTCTACTTGTTCCTTCTCTTATTGTTGTTTACCATATCCTTCCACTATACTATTGGCAGTGCTGGAGATGGACAAGAAGAAGAGCAGCAGATTCAAGAACAACTCCATGTGAAGAGTAAGACTCCTATTATAGAGACTGtcaagaaaatgttttccttcccCACTTCTTTTCCTCAAACTTCAGCCAATTATTGGAGCAGATTCGAATCACTAATCAAACAAGGCAAGGCCTACTTCTCCCCTCCAACTCTAGA TTTCAGAGATAGCCAGGAAGCACAGGCCAGGGCTGAAGGGGGAGCAGCACCAGGTGAAAAGGTGAAAGATGCAGTACTGAAAAGCCTTGACAAGAGTAAAGCGGCCTTGGAAGAATCCGCCAAATCAGCAGCAAAATTAGCAGGGGAAGCAGTGCAGAAGACTGcgaagaagatgaaaagaacATTTTCTTTTGAAGATAGAGACCCTGGACACGAAGCGGATGAGCTgtaa
- the LOC125873461 gene encoding uncharacterized protein LOC125873461 — MGGRLTLINSVLDALPTYMMSLFPIPLGVTKRLDSIRMKFLWQGNKEKKGFHLVKWKSVITGKKNGGLGIKNLNLQSKALQMKWLWKYVNGNQLLWERVIEAKYIPEDKWMTKEVTTPYGVSLWRSIRNLWDEVKNNSKQGFIADLWTLQGWNFNFRRHLNDWEVQRVADFLNTVEPFNGLQIRKDVLWWIGNNRGVYKLAKKAALTQDNVMKRGITLCSRCFLCGETLEKIFLSHKGISWTMPGKVSEALALKSWEEARVLAKDRGKWRLIPASIWWAIWKERNSRCFESIENSVQKVKLNXGKFQRL; from the exons ATGGGTGGAAGATTGACACTAATCAATTCAGTACTTGATGCTCTTCCAACTTACATGATGTCCCTTTTTCCTATCCCACTAGGGGTCACCAAGAGGCTGGACAGTATTAGAATGAAATTTTTGTGGCAGGGCAATAAGGAAAAGAAAGGATTTCACTTGGTAAAGTGGAAATCAGTGATAACTGGGAAGAAAAATGGTGGTCTGGGGATTAAGAACCTAAACTTGCAAAGTAAAGCTCTTCAAATGAAATGGTTATGGAAGTATGTAAATGGTAACCAATTGTTGTGGGAAAGGGTGATTGAGGCTAAATATATACCAGAAGACAAATGGATGACCAAAGAGGTGACTACTCCTTATGGAGTCAGCCTTTGGAGGTCCATTAGGAATCTATGGGATGAAGTGAAGAACAACTCAAAG CAAGGGTTTATAGCAGATTTATGGACACTACAGGGGTGGAATTTCAACTTCAGAAGACATCTAAATGACTGGGAAGTTCAGAGAGTAGCTGATTTTCTTAACACGGTGGAACCTTTCAATGGACTTCAAATAAGGAAGGATGTTCTATGGTGGATAGGAAACAATAGAGGAGTATACAAA TTGGCCAAGAAAGCAGCTCTTACTCAAGACAATGTCATGAAGAGAGGGATAACCTTATGCTCTAGATGCTTTCTCTGTGGGGAGACTTTAGAGAAG ATTTTTTTGAGTCACAAAGGCATCTCCTGGACTATGCCTGGGAAAGTTTCAGAGGCTTTGGCTTTAAAGAGCTGGGAGGAAGCAAGAGTACTGGCAAAAGACAGAGGCAAATGGAGACTTATCCCTGCTTCAATATGGTGGGCAATATGGAAAGAGAGGAACTCTAGGTGTTTTGAGAGCATAGAAAATAGTGTGCAGAAAGTGAAGCTCAACTNNGGAAAGTTTCAGAGGCTTTAA
- the LOC125874951 gene encoding uncharacterized protein LOC125874951, with product MALRNLYKEMKGLKLKEVPAHLKPMLSIGYAKNAIRKGLDNYHAKYIETSSVDPLLHVCFGGMIFSYLVALPEERRHLEHKQHSGGH from the coding sequence ATGGCTTTGAGAAACTTGTACAAGGAGATGAAGGGATTGAAGCTGAAGGAGGTGCCGGCGCACCTAAAGCCGATGCTCTCAATCGGTTACGCGAAGAATGCTATCAGGAAGGGTTTGGATAACTACCATGCTAAGTACATCGAAACCAGCTCCGTTGATCCTCTTCTCCATGTCTGCTTCGGAGGCATGATATTCTCCTACCTCGTCGCCCTTCCAGAAGAGCGACGTCACCTCGAGCACAAACAGCACAGCGGCGGACATTGA
- the LOC125874950 gene encoding uncharacterized protein LOC125874950, translated as MARSIAQALNLIRTTTVTASYTTRNALLRVASRSESTQADRSTGSDTPETEAEALAVQRIEEAIHRIIVRRSAPDWLPFRPGASYWVPPRRSSYGVADLVHKLANTLTEEEIMSLATFRGWPSSNFYLDDDKCNVAKKEIQSEDEEV; from the exons ATGGCCCGCTCCATCGCTCAAGCCCTAAATCTGATCCGAACCACCACCGTCACCGCCTCATACACCACCCGAAATGCTCTGCTACGGGTAGCTTCTAGGAGCGAGTCCACTCAGGCCGACAGGAGCACCGGATCTGACACCCCGGAGACAGAGGCGGAGGCGCTGGCGGTGCAGAGGATTGAGGAAGCGATTCACCGGATCATAGTACGGCGATCGGCTCCCGATTGGCTTCCGTTCCGTCCTGGTGCATCTTACTGGGTTCCACCTCGACGTAGTTCATACGGTGTTGCCGATCTCGTTCACAAGCTCGCTAATACGCTCACGGAAGAGGAAATTATGTCTCTCGCTACGTTCCGTGGCTGGCCTTCATCTAATTTCTATCTTGATGATG ACAAGTGTAATGTGGCCAAAAAAGAAATCCAGTCTGAGGACGAGGAAGTTTAA
- the LOC125874924 gene encoding V-type proton ATPase catalytic subunit A-like translates to MPSLFGGPLTTFEDSEKESEYGYVRKVSGPVVVADGMAGAAMYELVRVGHDNLIGEIIRLEGDSATIQVYEETAGLTVNDPVLRTRKPLSVELGPGILGNIFDGIQRPLKTIAKRSGDVYIPRGVSVPALDKDILWEFEPKKIGEGDILTGGDLYANVFENSLMEHHVALPPDAMGKITYIAPAGHYSLKDTVLELEFQGVKKQFTMLQSWPVRTPRPVAAKLAADTPLLTGQRVLDALFPSVLGGTCAIPGAFGCGKTVISQALSKYSNSDTVVYVGCGERGNEMAEVLMDFPQLTMTLPDGREESVMKRTTLVANTSNMPVAAREASIYTGITIAEYFRDMGYNVSMMADSTSRWAEALREISGRLAEMPADSGYPAYLAARLASFYERAGKVKCLGGPERNGSVTIVGAVSPPGGDFSDPVTSATLGIVQVFWGLDKKLAQRKHFPSVNWLISYSKYSGALESFYEKFDPDFITIRTKAREVLQREDDLNEIVQLVGKDALAETDKITLETAKLLREDYLAQNAFTPYDKFCPFYKSVWMLRNIIHFYNLANQAVERGAGMDGQKITYTLIKHRLGDLFYRLVSQKFEDPAEGEDALVAKFKKLHDDLTAGFRNLEDETR, encoded by the exons ATGCCGTCGCTCTTTGGAGGTCCTCTCACTACATTTGAAGATTCTGAAAAGGAGAGCGAGTATGGTTACGTCAGAAAG GTGTCTGGACCAGTGGTTGTTGCAGATGGAATGGCTGGGGCTGCCATGTACGAACTTGTTCGTGTCGGACATGACAAtcttattggtgaaattatTAGGCTGGAAGGAGATTCCGCTACAATTCAGg TCTATGAAGAAACAGCTGGGCTGACGGTGAATGATCCTGTCTTACGTACACGcaag CCCCTGTCAGTAGAGCTTGGTCCTGGAATCTTGGGAAACATCTTCGATGGTATTCAG AGGCCACTGAAGACAATCGCAAAAAGATCTGGGGATGTCTACATCCCTCGAGGTGTATCTGTTCCAGCCCTTGACAAGGATATACTCTGGGAATTTGAGCCTAAGAAAATAG GCGAGGGAGATATCTTAACAGGTGGAGATCTGTATGCT AACGTCTTTGAAAACAGCTTAATGGAACATCATGTTGCACTTCCTCCAGATGCCATGGGAAAAATTACTTACATTGCTCCTGCTGGTCATTACTCTTTGAAG GATACTGTTCTTGAGCTCGAGTTTCAAGGTGTCAAAAAGCAGTTCACTATGCTTCAG agttgGCCTGTGCGTACACCTAGGCCGGTTGCTGCAAAGTTAGCTGCTGATACTCCTCTTCTTACTGGACAG CGTGTTCTTGATGCTCTGTTCCCTTCAGTGCTTGGGGGTACTTGTGCTATACCAGGTGCATTTGGCTGCGGTAAAACAGTGATTAGTCAAGCTCTTTCCAAG TACTCTAACTCAGACACTGTGGTCTATGTTGGTTGTGGGGAAAGAGGGAATGAAATGGCCGAG GTGCTAATGGATTTTCCTCAATTGACAATGACATTGCCTGATGGACGTGAAGAGTCTGTCATGAAACGTACCACACTTGTTGCTAATACTTCAAACATGCCTGTGGCTGCTCGTGAGGCCTCAATCTATACAG GCATTACTATAGCGGAATATTTCAGAGACATGGGCTACAATGTGAGCATGATGGCAGATTCTACATCTCGTTGGGCCGAAGCTTTACGTGAAATTTCAGGTCGGCTG GCAGAGATGCCTGCAGACAGTGGATATCCTGCTTATCTTGCTGCACGTTTGGCATCTTTTTATGAACGTGCTGGTAAAGTTAAATGTCTTGGTGGACCTGAGAGAAATGGGAGTGTGACAATTGTTGGTGCTGTTTCTCCTCCTGGAGGAGATTTCTCAGATCCTGTTACATCTGCAACCCTGGGTATTGTTCAG GTCTTCTGGGGACTGGACAAGAAATTGGCTCAGAGGAAACACTTTCCTTCTGTAAATTGGCTTATTTCCTATTCAAAATACTCAGGG GCCTTGGAGTCCTTTTATGAGAAGTTTGATCCTGATTTTATCACCATAAGGACAAAAGCCCGTGAGGTTCTGCAAAGGGAGGATGACCTAAATGAAATTGTGCAA CTTGTTGGTAAAGATGCTCTAGCTGAAACAGATAAAATCACTTTGGAAACTGCAAAGCTTTTGAGGGAGGACTACCTTGCACAAAATGCATTTACTCC ATACGACAAATTCTGTCCTTTCTACAAGTCTGTTTGGATGTTACGGAATATTATCCATTTCTATAACTTAGCCAACCAG GCCGTTGAACGAGGAGCTGGTATGGATGGCCAGAAGATTACCTACACTCTCATTAAGCATCGACTAGGGGATTTGTTCTACCGTTTGGT GTCCCAAAAATTTGAGGATCCAGCCGAAGGAGAGGATGCTTTGGTAGCCAAGTTTAAGAAGCTTCATGATGATTTGACTGCTGGTTTCCGCAACCTTGAGGATGAAACTCGATAA